In Spiroplasma floricola 23-6, the DNA window AAAAAAGTTAAAGACGAAAAAAGTTAAAGATGAGAATAACTCTGGAAGTTGAAACAAATTTTTAACAATGCTTCAAGAATTGGGAAAAGTTTTGCAATTTCCAATTGCTGTTTTACCTTTTGCAGCTATTCTAAATAGATTTGGTGCTTTAGGTATTGGATATTCAACAGATGCTGCTGGAAATATTACTAATCAAGTAGGTTATTGAATATCATTGATTATTCAAAAACCAGGATCAATTCCATTTGATAATTTACCAATGTTATTTGCAATTGGTTGTGCATTTGGACTTGCAAAAGATCATAGAGGTGAAGTAGCATTAGTTGCAGTGATTTTTTACTTATCAGTTTCTGCTCTTACTGGAGAAGGAACTTTACCAAATATGATTTATGGAAAAACTTTAACATTTACAGATAAAGATGGAATAGAATGATCTAAACTACTTTATGTTAAAGTGATGCAAGATAAAGATGTTATTAAAGGAGGAACTTATGTATTAAGTACAGGAGTTCTTGGAGGGATTGTAACAGGTTGTCTCTCAGCATATTTTTATAATAGGTTAAAAGAAATTAAACTTCCAACCGCTTTATCATTCTTTGGAGGTCGTAGATTTGTTCCAATGGTTGCTTTAGCAGCATCTATTCCAACAGCATTTGCTTTTGCAATTATTTGACCTTGAATTCAATTAGGATTAATTAGTTTTGGAACAGCTGTTGCTAATCCAGACAATCCAGCTGTTGCTATTCCAGGAACAACAGCTTATGCAGTATTAAATAGATTATTGCTTCCATTTGGTTTACATCAAATTATGAATACATTCTTCTGATTCCAAATGCCAGTAACTGGAAATGTTGTATCACCTGGATTTGGTTCAAATCCAGTTATTGGTAGTGAAACAATAACAGTAATGGGAGATATAAATGCTTTTTCTAAAGGAATAAGTACATCAGGGTTATTCCAATCAGGATTCTTCCCAATTATGATGGGTGGATTGCCAATGGCAGCTGTTGCTATGATTATGACATCTGATAAAGCTAATAGAAAAGAAATAGCTGGATTCCTTGGAGGAGTTGCTGGAGTTTCATTCTTATCAGGAATTACAGAACCATTAGAATTCTCATTTGTATTTATTGCACCTGTATTATTGGGAATTCATGCAGGATTAACAGGAATATTTATGGCAATAACATCAGCAATGAAAGTTCAAATAGGATTTGGATTTAGTGCAGGATTTATTGATTATGCGGCTTCTCTACCTCAATCTTGAGCATTAGCTAATGCTCGTGACTCAATTATTTCAAATCCATTATGAGTACTTGTATTAACCGCAGGAGCAGGAGCTACTTATTACTTTGTATTCTACTTTACAATAAAAGGTATGAATCTAAGTACACCAGGTAGAAATGTTGAAGTTGCTTCAAATAATCAAGTAAATACAGCTAGCAAATTATCAACTATAAAAGAAAATTCATCAAAAACTGATAAATATGAAGTTATGGCAGAAAAAATAGTACAAGCAATTGGAAAAGAAAACTTTGTAAGTATTGACAATTGTGCAACTAGATTAAGACTTATACTAAAAGATAACAATAAAATTGATGATGCTCTTATAAAATCAGCAGGAACATATGGAATTAAACGATTAGGAAATGAAAGTTTACAAATTGTTATTGGACCAGATGTTGAACATGTTGCTAATTCTGTAAGAAAAATCGTTGAAAAATAGTTTAAAATCTAAAAAGAAATGATTTCATTTCTTTTTATTTTTGGAGGCATTTTATGGCATTTAATTTTGATAAAGATACTGATTGAATATTCACTTTTTGTAAAAACTGTTGAGATTTTAAAAAATTTGTATTTTCTAAACCTATAAATTTTGAAACAAGAGACTCTTATAAAGGTATTTGCACTAATTGTAAAAAAGATCAAAGAATAAATTTAAAAGAAGCAAGGGATTATTATGATCATTTAAATGATCATAATAATTAGTTAATATTATGAATAAATTTCCTTGATGAGTAATACTTATAGTTATTGTTGTTCTCTTGATACTTTATTTTATTATTCCTTGAAATAAAATTAAAAAGAAAAGAAAAGAAAAATCAGATTTGATAAATGAACCAAAAGAGTATATAGATTCTGAAATTGATAAAAAAATAACAGAAGCAAAGGAAAATCCAAATAATAAACCTATGTTAGGTATTTATAATTGATTTGGTAAAAAAGAAGCCTTAAGATTAAAAACTATTGTTTATGTTCAACCAGAAGAGGATAGTTGTGAATTGTGTAGACCTTTTGAAAATCAAATACTTTCACTTGAAGAGTATGATAATCAATATATTACAATGAAAGAAGCTATCTCTAAAGGTTATCATCATATAGGATGTAAGCATATTGATCTTGATTATTTTACTGGAACTACAAAAATTCCAGAGAAAAAGTTTAGTGAAAAAGAGCAAATTGAAAAACACAAGATAGTTTTAGGACTTTATAAATTAGAAAATGAGATAAGAAATTTAAAATATGAATATGATAATGTTAAATCTTCAGAAGAGCTAAATTCAAAAATAAGTCAAAAGTCTGATGAAATTGATGAATATTGTAAAAATAACAAAATTAATAGAAATCTGGAAAGAGAAAATCCAAGTATCACTGATCTTGAAAAATTCAGATAAAAAAACCTCATAAGAATAAGTTATTCTTATGAGGTTTTTTAAGTTAAAATTTCATCAATATCAGATTGTTTAATAGAATTTAAATTATTAGTATCTTTTACTATTTTTCCTTCTCTAAAATATATTAGTCTAGTGCAAATTTTTTTAATAATTTCTAAATCATGATCAATTATAAATACTATTTTAAAATTTTTACTCATTTCTATTACTTTATTTAATAATTTCTTTTTTCAAGCATTATCTAAAAAATTAAATGTTTCATCTAAAATTAAAACATCTGTTTGCATAAATTCAATTAACATAAATTTAAATCTTTGTTTTTGTTCTTCAGATAATTTGGAATAACTAGTTTTTTTATAGTTTATAAGTTTATATTCTTTCAATAACTCTTCTAAACTAATATTCTTTATTGTTTTAGATAAACTTGTAAATAATTCAACTATATTTAAAAGCGAGACGTTTACAAAATCACTTTTTTGTTTTAAAATTGTATAACTGTATTCTTTATCTAAATGAATCGCTTTTTTTGATTTATAAGTA includes these proteins:
- a CDS encoding PTS transporter subunit EIIC; this encodes MKDKSIHLTNEKKLKTKKVKDENNSGSWNKFLTMLQELGKVLQFPIAVLPFAAILNRFGALGIGYSTDAAGNITNQVGYWISLIIQKPGSIPFDNLPMLFAIGCAFGLAKDHRGEVALVAVIFYLSVSALTGEGTLPNMIYGKTLTFTDKDGIEWSKLLYVKVMQDKDVIKGGTYVLSTGVLGGIVTGCLSAYFYNRLKEIKLPTALSFFGGRRFVPMVALAASIPTAFAFAIIWPWIQLGLISFGTAVANPDNPAVAIPGTTAYAVLNRLLLPFGLHQIMNTFFWFQMPVTGNVVSPGFGSNPVIGSETITVMGDINAFSKGISTSGLFQSGFFPIMMGGLPMAAVAMIMTSDKANRKEIAGFLGGVAGVSFLSGITEPLEFSFVFIAPVLLGIHAGLTGIFMAITSAMKVQIGFGFSAGFIDYAASLPQSWALANARDSIISNPLWVLVLTAGAGATYYFVFYFTIKGMNLSTPGRNVEVASNNQVNTASKLSTIKENSSKTDKYEVMAEKIVQAIGKENFVSIDNCATRLRLILKDNNKIDDALIKSAGTYGIKRLGNESLQIVIGPDVEHVANSVRKIVEK
- a CDS encoding phage minor capsid protein, with translation MNKFPWWVILIVIVVLLILYFIIPWNKIKKKRKEKSDLINEPKEYIDSEIDKKITEAKENPNNKPMLGIYNWFGKKEALRLKTIVYVQPEEDSCELCRPFENQILSLEEYDNQYITMKEAISKGYHHIGCKHIDLDYFTGTTKIPEKKFSEKEQIEKHKIVLGLYKLENEIRNLKYEYDNVKSSEELNSKISQKSDEIDEYCKNNKINRNLERENPSITDLEKFR